The Streptomyces achromogenes DNA segment GACGCAACTACCTGCGCTGCGTGCTGGAGCGCGCGGAGACCGCTGCCGGTACGGCCGTGGAGGTCGTGGCGATCAACGACATCACCTCACCTGCCGCGCTGGCCCATCTGCTGGAGTACGACTCCACGTACGGCCGGCTGCACCGCACCGTCGAGCACGACGACACCTCGATCACCGTCGACGGACACCGCATCGCCGTGACCGCCCAGCGTGATCCGGCCGCCCTGGCCTGGGCCGACCTCGGCATCGACGTCGTCATCGAGTCCACCGGCCGCTTCCGCACCCGCGAGGACGCCGGGCTGCACCTGAAGGGCGGCGCCCGCAAGGTGCTGCTGTCCGTGCCGGGCAAGGGCGTCGACGCGACCATCGTGATGGGCGTCAACGAAGGCACCTACAACCCGGACAAGGACCACGTTGTCTCTAACGCCTCCTGCACCACCAACTGCGTGGCGCCCATGGTGAAGGTGCTCGACGAGCATTTCGGTCTCGTCAAGGGGCTGATGACCACCATCCACGGCTACACCAACGACCAGGTCGTCCTGGACGGCCCGCACAAGGACCTGCGGCGCGGCCGCAGCGCCGCCGTCAACATCATCCCCACCAGCACGGGCGCTGCCCGGGCCGTCGGGCTCGTGTTGCCGGAGCTCGCCGGCACCCTGGACGGCATCGCTGTCCGCGTGCCCGTCGAGGACGGTTCGCTGACCGACCTGAGTGTCGTCCTGGAACGGCCCGTGTCCGCGGACGAGGTCAATGCCGCGTTCCGAGAGGCCGCCGACGGGCCGCTCAAGGGCATCCTGCGGGTCTCCGACGCCCCGATCGTCTCCCGGGACGTCGTGGGCGATGCCGCCTCCTGCGTCCTGGACGCCCCGCTGACCCAGGCGCACGGCAACCTGGTCAAGGTCTTCGGCTGGTACGACAACGAGTGGGGCTACACCAACCGCCTGCTCGACCTCACCGAATACGTTGCCGCCCGGCTCCCGCAGCGCTGACAGGTCAGGGGCTGACACGCGACGGAGCGTCCGCCGGGCTGGCGCGGTTTCCGGTCGGCGGCCTCCGCGCCGAGTCGTCCGCGCACGGGGCACCCCGCAGAAACTGTGCGGGCTGGGCAGATCGACAACAAGGACATCACCGGGATCCGCCCCCGCGCTGTCCGGCCCGGAGATCGCCTTTCCGGTGCCGGTGACAGCTTGCCGCGAGGGGCGGGTCCCGGCCGAGCAGGATGGACGGCATGAAGTCGGAGTTCGACGGCCACGGCAGCGCTTCGCGCGCGGGCGGGAGCGCCCCTCGGCATCCCGTCGTGCGCCTTTCCCACGAGCGGATCCAGTTCGCCCGGATGCGCAGCTCGCAGGACCGGGTCGCCGACGCGATCACCTCGTTCGCGGGCACGATGCGTTTCGTCTACCTCCACGGCCTCTGGTTCACGATGTGGATCGCACTGAACGAGGGCCTCCTGGGGAAGGCAGGGATCTTCGATCCGTATCCCTTCGGGCTGCTCACCATGATCGTCAGCCTGGAGGCGATCTTCCTGTCCACGTTCGTCATGGTCAGCCAGAACCGTCAGGCGGCGCGGGAGAACGTACGGGCCGATCTGGATTTCGAGACCAACCTGCGCTCCGAGGTGTGGTCGGTCCACATCGGCAAGGTGCTGGGCCTGGACCCGCAGGAGATCGAGGAGCACGTCCAGGAGATCATCGCGCAGAGCAAAGCGGGCATCGACGGTACGCCGATCAACCCCAAAAACCTCTGATCATCGCTCGTCGAGGCGGACATGGCCGGCGTCTCCTTCCCGCAGCGGCCCGGCCACCGCGTCGTCGAGGGCGACGTACACCTCCAGCACCGCATCCGTTCCGGTCAGGGAGAGGATTTGCTGTACTCGCGTCGGCACCTGCGCCAGGGCCAGGGAACCGCCCATTTCAGCGGCCTGCCAGTGCAGCCTCAGCAACGCGTTCAGACCTGAGGAGACGTCGGCCGCGGCCGAGTAGCGTCTGGGTATCGGTCTGGAGGGTCTGCCGGGTTAGGTAGTCCAACGCTCCGGCCGCCGTGGCGATGACGCAGTCGTCCGCGACACCTCGCAGACTCAGCTCGAATCCGGCGACGGCTGCTTGACCTCCCGTCGGGACATCGGGCCACGTTACCGGGCACGGTTCCAGCAAGGCGCGCACAGGCGTTGCGGGAGAGGTGCCTGGCCCGGGACCAGGCCCTGTGGACGGCGCCGCCGTGCTGCCCACAGGCAATGAGTATCGCCCATCAGACGGTGCTGAAGGCGCGGAATCGGTGTGCGGGTGGTGGGTACCGTCGGCGGAGCACGGACTGCGCTGCTCCAGCGGGGGGGCCTTGATCACGCGCCCGCCGGCTGGCGATGATGCGTTCGCGTCGGAGGCGCATGCAGCTCCTCGGTGGTCCCCGTGCCACGGACCATACGGTCGGACCTTCCCAGGCGGCCGCCCGTCACGGAGGCTGCGAGGAGAGCGTGCGCAGTTTTCGGGTCAGTGCACGTTCTTCCGTGACGGCGGTGCGCTCGGCCGCTCCGCGGTGAGCAAGGTGACACCAAGGACGCTGAAGAGCAGACCGAGCGCCGTCATCGCGGCGGCCTGCCCGGGGGAGGCATCGGGGACATCCCGCAGCCATGCACTGATCGCCATGGCTGCGACGGCCGGGCCGACCAGCGCCAGCCAGCCCGAGAGCGTCAGCGCGATCTTGCGGGCCCACGCGCTGCCGTGGCGCACTCCGGCTGCGGCGGCGATGGCGGCGGGCAGGCCCACGCCGAGGTCGAGCAGGGCGATGGTCCAGAAGTAGCCGGGGCCCTCCTGGTAGTCCGCGGCCGATGGATGCGCGCCGGAGGCATCGAGGATGGCCGGCACGTACCGCGTGAAGGTCACGATCGCCAGGAGCGGGATCAGCCCGCCGCCAATGATCCGTTCCCGTCGGCCGGGCGGTGCCCAGGCGGCCGGGTTGACCTGCTGCCAGGCGAGGAGGGCTGTGGTCCAGCCGAGGACGAACAGCGCCAGCTGCAGAGGGAAGAACGCCTCGCTGTTGCCGTCGTAGCGCACATACTGCGGTCCCA contains these protein-coding regions:
- the gap gene encoding type I glyceraldehyde-3-phosphate dehydrogenase produces the protein MSVRVGINGFGRIGRNYLRCVLERAETAAGTAVEVVAINDITSPAALAHLLEYDSTYGRLHRTVEHDDTSITVDGHRIAVTAQRDPAALAWADLGIDVVIESTGRFRTREDAGLHLKGGARKVLLSVPGKGVDATIVMGVNEGTYNPDKDHVVSNASCTTNCVAPMVKVLDEHFGLVKGLMTTIHGYTNDQVVLDGPHKDLRRGRSAAVNIIPTSTGAARAVGLVLPELAGTLDGIAVRVPVEDGSLTDLSVVLERPVSADEVNAAFREAADGPLKGILRVSDAPIVSRDVVGDAASCVLDAPLTQAHGNLVKVFGWYDNEWGYTNRLLDLTEYVAARLPQR
- a CDS encoding DUF1003 domain-containing protein yields the protein MKSEFDGHGSASRAGGSAPRHPVVRLSHERIQFARMRSSQDRVADAITSFAGTMRFVYLHGLWFTMWIALNEGLLGKAGIFDPYPFGLLTMIVSLEAIFLSTFVMVSQNRQAARENVRADLDFETNLRSEVWSVHIGKVLGLDPQEIEEHVQEIIAQSKAGIDGTPINPKNL
- a CDS encoding STAS domain-containing protein; its protein translation is MPRRYSAAADVSSGLNALLRLHWQAAEMGGSLALAQVPTRVQQILSLTGTDAVLEVYVALDDAVAGPLREGDAGHVRLDER